The DNA region CACAACTAATCAGATTTTATAGATCAGTCTGATCTCCCTTTGTTTAGCAAATGCCAGAGGGTGTCAGGACCTTGTGATAGATTAGAGGTCAGCAAGACACCAAATGTCTTCACAGGGCTTGTGTTCTTTTGTTGTTCTGGGCATTTACCAGCTGCGGTCAATGACAAGTGGAATTGAAATCGATCGTCCAATTGTAAATCAGTACTGACAATTGGTCAGATAGTGGTTCTTATTATCATTGCCATGTCAAGATGGAAAGTAGCATGGTATGTCACTAGAAAATACACTGACAGTACAGTGTTTGTGAGAAATTATAACTGTACTAACAGGAAATCAGCTTATTCTGTAAGGCAGTTTTTGAGATACCTTCAAGCTCTTAAGGCAATAaccacagtttaaaaaaaataaaatcgttATGGtcattacgttttaaaataattcaaaatcattttaaatatgaattaaggCAATACAAATCCATCAACCCTGGCTTATAAGGCTACAATTAAACACTTCCCAATTGAGGTCCTTCAAGATTGCAGGGTCAGGACTTCAAACTTGAGAATTGTGGCTTGCACACTACGCAGCCAGGAATGGAAACAGAGAGGCAGGAAAAGTAGCACACCCTATAATTTACAGCAGCATTTTTTAGCCTATTTGCAGCCCACCAAACTGACAGGTTCTATTCCACTGGAGGAATTATCAAGGGCAATTCAAGAGCATACGTTATGATCTGGCTTTTATAACCCAGACGCTATATTACAGGCCCAGGGAGTCTGTCAGAGAGAGGAGGGTTAGTATATAGCATGAAAAAGCCTACCTGAAGCACTAAGGGTTCTGGATTGAAAGCCAAGGTCATCAGCAGCTGCATCCTTTCTGTGTCTTTAAGGTTCTTGAGGAGGAAGCTCCCAGAGTCCTTTGTCTCAGCATACCTCCTGACTATTCTGTCCAGAAGTCTTTGGGATGGACAATGAACCAGGTCTGACCAGCCTTCCACAACATCTGGGGTTAGGAGACGGACATCCCCATTAAGTCGGGCAAACTCAGTCTTGTACATGGCCTGGATAAGATCGCAACGAGGTCGACCCGTTGCCCGCTTGCAGATCTTCTGATCAATATCAGTAAGCTCTTGATTGGAGCCCAAACGCTTGAGTACAATCCTCCGTGTACCCTCACGAGGCTCCCCATACtgggcaaaaaaaacatttttcacattgaAGACATCCAGGAAGCGAAGGCGACCCCATGTCTCAAAGGATATTTGTCCGTTCATGAACTTGCGACACCAACTGGTGCCAAAGCAGGCTGGGCACTTGTTGAGGTTGATGAACCTTCGGTCAGTGAGTTCATTCTTTTGGAAAGAGGCGAAGAGgttgtgtgtgttcatcagcaGGATGACAAAGAGCCCAATGACAAAGAGAAGCTTCAGACACCGGTACAAACGGCCAAGCTTGAGTGGGAGGAAGCGCAGCATGTTCGTGCACTAGCCAGGCAGGGCAGGGGTAAAGGGTAGAGGGGGAAAGGGCAATGAATAGTGTCAGGGACAGGACTCAATGGATCTCCATCACTAGTGCCGACTCATCATCTGGAGTTCCCATAAGGGGAAAAACTAGTAGAGTCCCCCCTTGCAAGTGCTCACTGGGCTAAGACATTCTTGCATTGCTCTGGAGTGCGCAGTGGCGATGCATATAAAAGCTGACCTGCAAAGAAGcacacaaaaaagaacaaacatataTTAAGTTGCATTTTGCCAGTGCTACAGCATGGAACAAAGAACATGCCAATTTCCTATTACAGACAACTTCACACAATTTGAACAGCTACTTTCCATTTCGTCCAGCCCAAAATTTCTTCTTTCCCAGGGTATAAACCTCTAAGCAAAACCGAGattgtgtgttgttttgaaatgtttaacaaaTTGGAAATGTTCAGGTCATTTGAGCGAATGCATTGCTTTCCGAACTGTAACGAGATGGATTTCTGCCAGACCAATAAACGGTGAGACACTCTGTACCAGACTGTGCTGGCTCATATTTCCCTCAGAATAGCTCCTAACAACtacagatagaaaaaaaaaaaaaaaagttggtataaaaagcaaaagtgagtgttttaaaaagcaaacaaacattaagaaaaaaatggtacCTCTGAAACAAAGTATGTTACGGAAACAGTTTACCATAATGCttgtcaaaaacaaaagcaaatgattTGTGATAGTTTCCATCACCTGCAAATAAAGTGAGACCCTTTCTTCTGGATGCGCTCCTCTGTGTATTACCAGAAGAGTCGTGCTGAGCGTAGTTTAACCTTTGATCATAGTTGCCCTGGTAAGTTTTAATCTTTCTTTGAAGATTCTTCTTTGAAAAAACCTGATGTCACTAAGGTAATGTGGGGAGGTGAAACAGCGCCGTACAGAGCACCGTGTGAATGTATCTGACGCAGGGGTGTCACTGATATAGATGAAGCACATCAGCAGTCATGCAAATGAGGCATGAGGAGGACAGCTGCAAGTGTCGCTGTCTTAATACTCACAGTCACTTTTAGACTGTGGTAAAACAGGCTATTACCACCCAAGTGCAGTTTCCATGCAGAAAATCAGACCCATAGCACCAAATTCTTTATATGGCCGCTTACCATGCAAATGGGCCATTTTCAATTAAAGCTCATTACACCATGCCTATTAAAAGCGATGGCTTTCGAGGGCTGTGCTCATTAGTAGACGAGTCAGTGTGATTAGCGAGCATGTTGACGaatttctgtgcattttaattGACCTAGTGAGATCCGAGTTGCTGGGGGAGTGGAAGAGAGAATCGATACCAGTATTATAACTCATATCAGTCCTGCAAAGCCCTTATCTGACAGTGGTGTTAAACAGCAAATCTCACTAAACTACGTTCTGATCATATttcataatgaaacaaaaaaaaaaaaaaaaagacaaaattacatttggaatatttttagGACATTTCAGAGTTTCTTTTTGACAGCTGACAATTAAGAACGTTTTGCCTTAAAATCTGCACTGCCCAGATGTTCAACTTTTTTGCGATTCTCATTAAAAGTCAATGAAACGTTAATCAATGCAAAAGTTCTGATAGTGAGAAACATCTTAATGGTCCTAAAAATaagctgcatttttattaagcaaagCACTATACATTACACTTAAAGATCCCATTAAATTGTCTGACAAGCACAATTTTCTTTCCAGTGGGACATAGAGTTTACTACAACTATATCgtgattgaaaagaaaaatctcgTAACATGGTTTTGTATGTTCCGAGTGCGAGAACATTGGCTGGATATAACTGCAGTCTCAGATGAGGACAAAACATAACTGTAGGAAAAGACTGATtcatagtatataaatataatagcaaTTACGGTTTGAACACCTGGGAAATAACTCAATTGGAATGCAGCAAAAGAAGGAGGGCTAACACATCTTGATAAGAAGAATGTGCATACTGCCTATTACAGAGTACTAGATTTACTGAACGTTCATAAAACAACTGAACACGATATGATCTCTGCGTGCCATTTAACAGAATGACATCCTGGTTTTTCACTCACTGAGCAGAGACAAAGATAAACTGTGCACATTTCTCTTCAGGAAAAATGAGGCAGTCAAGAAAAGCCTTGGTCTATGTGATGCACTGCCGTTGGTTTGAGTACAGATTGGCAGAGCGAAAGCAAACAAGCTTCACTGCACGCGCTGCCTGCTTCACACCGCACCAGATTAAGGAGTTCTCGCTCCAGCAGTCAGGTCCATGTCCACCCACAGTCACGGAAACTCAATCATAATATTTCAGGACGCAGGGGcctcttttaaatgaatgacatGTTGAAAGGTTTGGTGGGGAAAACGAAAGCATTTTGCAAAGGTTCCTGCTGATTCTTTCACTTTGACATTTATAGGCCTCATTTCAGACTTCAGTAGGATAAGCCTGTGGGGGTATGATTCAGATCAAGACTCATACAAACCGAAAATGACAGCGGAATTAGATTTTACTTTTCTCAAACATCCTCACAAGCCCCTCCGAATGGTTCCAAAAAGTCACTCCGGTAAATGATCGGTTTCTCATATTTCAAGCTGAAGGCCACTAAAAGCCTTTAACACACTAGAACGATAATCCCAAACTGTGGGTAGGTGTTCCCCGGGGGGTTCTTCTGCAATTTCAGAGGAAGATTTATCTTGCTTTGTTAAACCCATGAAACAGAAGTTacatattcaaatttaaataactaaaaaaagaaatacaataaacaaatgaaatgatttgACTTTAACCATTTACATTTCTTACTTCAATCTTTGAATGCTATTCCAAATGTATGTAATAGACACTTTTCTCAATCCTATTAACTCTTAATGGATAAAATGATATCTACTGTACATTCCATTTAATTTTGGACCAACTCCagcttttctgcatttttttgtgcatatatgCCAAACAAAACACTGGACACTAAATAATTGAGGCACATATAACTTTTTCTAAATTGGTGTTAACTAAGCTAGTGTTTATGCCGTACAAATAGGTCTACGGATATGggcaaaacaaatacagtttgagAAAcgatgcagaaaaaaaaacatcagccCATTCACAGACATATTTACACTAACTTCACtgatgaaatgttttcatttgcaaCAACCTCCTTCTGCCCACAGGCCTCTGTTTTGAATTACCACTCCATTACTCAAAGTATCTCCTCCGTCTCACCCACCGTTCAGGAGGTGGAGAAAAGTAGGAAACCCAGGCCTGAGTGCCACCAAATGCCACTtagcaccaaaaaaaaacagcttagaATGTGCCAAAACAAAAGGTTGCACAGTATCTTAGTACAGTCAGCGCAAAGGAACAAACTGGCTCTGAAGAGGAACTCTGAGTACTGAGAAGGAATAATGAGCCAGCACTGCATCTTGCTCCCAAAGtatgaaacattttgaatgattgcatttatttggtccTTGAACTCAGTGTAAAAACATAATTGACTCTTTACTTCTTTAAATTCACATAACTGGTTAatttgaatgattcatcagTGCATATCATTTCAAATTGTAGTAGCGTTTCTCTTCTGAATCAATATGTAACCATTTGAATCTTTTTGCGGCTGATGTCACAAATCCCTCTTAGTTCTTAAATCCTGGACCCATTAACGATATGCCCCCTTTTTCCAAAAGCCAATAAAAGAGAACgttcatcttaaaaataaacctgtcattaattacttacgcTCATGTAGTTCAGAATATGTAAGATCTCTGTTCTTAAGTTCAAACTTTGTTCGTGTACTCCAAGAGCTTATTAACACTGCAAAGACAGAAACAGAACTACCTCGGtcaagacccagaaaggtagtaaggacgttgttaaaatagtccgtgTGACATCAGTGCATCATTTTCTTGACGGTGTAAGAATAGTTTTTGTGAACAAAGAAaccaaaactattttattgaaCAATTTCTGTGCCAGTCTTCGACACGCATTCACGACACTACCAGGATGCATGTTCTTGTAAACAAGGCACAGCACATACGTCACAACACTGGCTCGTGTGACCGCAGCATCACGCTTATGTTGAGGTACTCTCACGAATGCACAATCGAAGCCTGACACAGGagagaagaaattgtttaaCAGTCACTATATcgattttctttgcatacaaaaagtatccTCATGCCTTCATACAATtaagattgaaccact from Puntigrus tetrazona isolate hp1 chromosome 24, ASM1883169v1, whole genome shotgun sequence includes:
- the dipk2ab gene encoding divergent protein kinase domain 2Ab isoform X1; protein product: MLRFLPLKLGRLYRCLKLLFVIGLFVILLMNTHNLFASFQKNELTDRRFINLNKCPACFGTSWCRKFMNGQISFETWGRLRFLDVFNVKNVFFAQYGEPREGTRRIVLKRLGSNQELTDIDQKICKRATGRPRCDLIQAMYKTEFARLNGDVRLLTPDVVEGWSDLVHCPSQRLLDRIVRRYAETKDSGSFLLKNLKDTERMQLLMTLAFNPEPLVLQSFPSDEGWPFAKYLGACGRMVAVNYVGEELWSFFNAPWEKRVDLAKQLMDIAEQLTNNDFDFALYLLDVSFDNFAVGPRDGKVIVVDAENVVVADKRLIKQNKPENYDVWYESKFEECDKEACLSFSKDMLCSRVTVDHNYYAICQNLLSRYAMWRGSSGGLLHDPPPHIAKDGQLEALLDECANPKKRYGRFQAAKELREYLTQLSGTAR